gtgATTATAAGTTtgcaagaaaaacaaatttaacaataCACGAACTTACTCACAATGGTGAAGAACCATTAAAATGTAGGTTTTGTGATTACACATGTGCTTGGAAAACAAGATTAACACTGCATGAAAGAACACACACCGGTGAGAAACCATTTAAATGTACATACTGTGACTATAGAAGTGCATGGAAAACAAGATTAATGATACATGAGCGAACTCACACCGGTGAGAAACCATTTAAATGTACTAACTGCGATTATAAATGTGCTAGCAAATGTCAACTAACATCCCATGAACAAATCCACACTggtaaaaaaccatttaaatgtACTTACTGTGATCATCAATTCGCAAAAAAAACCACTTTAAAATTGCACGAACGAACTCATACTGGCGACAAACCATTCAAATGTTCATTCTGTGATTATCAATCAATACAAAATAGACGTATAAAATTGCATAAACGAATTCATACTGGAGAGAAACCTTTCAAATGTTTCTTTTGCGAATTTATATGTGCGCccaagaaaaatttacaatatcaTGAGCAAACTCATACTGGCGTGAGACCATATCAATGTAGTTTGTGTAATTATAAAACCATAAAGAAAACCCATTTAGTTCGACATATAAGAACTCACACTGGTGAAAAACCGTTTAAGTGCCCTTACTGTGATTATGAATGTATTGAGAACTCGCGATTAAAAAAACACGTACTCACGCACACTGGTGAGAAACCGTACAATTGTGCATATTGCAAAATAGGatattcagtaaaaaaaaggctaaaattacatgaactaacTGAACACACCGACAAGATATCAACAGCTGAAGCGGAACTTAAATCtacttagtattttatttttaaatatcttttttatatataccttAACTCTTGTGTGACCAAGTAgccctttttattttaacagtagTGAAAGAGAGAAAAATAATGGTTCCTTTGTTGgtgcaagtttttttaatttatctaagtGTAATAATTCCATTTTGgtcatattatttaattatatttcttattaattgattttgctatattctttttttttttatgattttgcagttttttaaaagtaataaataattttgttattaaataaagtagGTGAAATGTGCAGTATTGTTAATATGGAGTGGTCAACATACAAATGATGTAA
This portion of the Hydra vulgaris chromosome 13, alternate assembly HydraT2T_AEP genome encodes:
- the LOC105848069 gene encoding histone-lysine N-methyltransferase PRDM9 isoform X2, which translates into the protein MQHLKNSEIINTKRNHIHKDKSAIRNISEEKRLTHQLPKGLKIKKSIIPNAGYGVFATETFHIGRKFGPFEGKKVSPDTLVNNIDTSYMWEIIKDGNVLHCIDGKDKRFGNWMRFINCARVETEQNLMAVQYYGEIYYNVYKQIDKGTELLVWYGDQYAKDLGIEVDSTKVNHVCKNCGICFTSDDYLNSHLRRCKKGTIIDNLKVSSNIFNLNNGFFTTDNTNQAFSCGISDEPFKCKYCDYKFARKTNLTIHELTHNGEEPLKCRFCDYTCAWKTRLTLHERTHTGEKPFKCTYCDYRSAWKTRLMIHERTHTGEKPFKCTNCDYKCASKCQLTSHEQIHTGKKPFKCTYCDHQFAKKTTLKLHERTHTGDKPFKCSFCDYQSIQNRRIKLHKRIHTGEKPFKCFFCEFICAPKKNLQYHEQTHTGVRPYQCSLCNYKTIKKTHLVRHIRTHTGEKPFKCPYCDYECIENSRLKKHVLTHTGEKPYNCAYCKIGYSVKKRLKLHELTEHTDKISTAEAELKST